One window of the Penaeus monodon isolate SGIC_2016 chromosome 1, NSTDA_Pmon_1, whole genome shotgun sequence genome contains the following:
- the LOC119573285 gene encoding LOW QUALITY PROTEIN: toll-like receptor Tollo (The sequence of the model RefSeq protein was modified relative to this genomic sequence to represent the inferred CDS: inserted 1 base in 1 codon) gives MWILWVWCLAALLWAVTGNVGPDYHTPDDCQVTSLPGTDLVALLCRLRTNNSELDATNFSLVPTRNTVKFRIECSDVIFFQSALQNKSFVRLRELQELDIEYCKIGEVPREAFLGLTNLRNLTLRTYNADWSVVTLKIANDAFKDQKKLEYLDLGSNNIWTLPPALLCELENLRLLNLSRNKLQDVTVLSFSQAEHICAPGLRSLDISFNHLVSVPAFAFAALKGLQVLNVSLNGISKLEDKALFGMYSLEVLDLSGNLLTTLPPELFQENKRLTKLYIRNNSVSVLAPGLFTGLSLLLELELSDNQLTNTWVNSETFTDLLRLASLDMSNNKITRLDAATFRDLTNLQVLKLQQNMIETISDNTFSGLFRLHTLVLSDNRVKVISDKTFGGLIGLQVLKLDGNEVFSIDSEALVNSTGLQELQLSHNHLQDVPKVVKSLASLRILDLSGNHVSVISNKSFPDLPHLSVLRLAANDIENVTKSVFTNLPSLQVLDLSSNRIFTVENGAFDNNRHIEAIRLDDNILTNVKGLFSNLPNLQWLNLSKNHLEMFDYAFIPRGLQYLDLRSNNINELGNHYEIEGEPHLKIIDASFNRLSDISASSFPDSVEIIFLNNNLIESVQPFAFFSNNNLTKVDLYANKIRNLDQTALRLSQMDPSRDLPEFYLGGNPFECDCTMEWLQTINSYDQPHQRLTVIDLDSIECRLMNNKGTIPLLDAKKLQFLCEYDSHCFTRCKCCDFDACDCEMTCPANCTCFHDNSWAANIVDCSRAGYGSVPERIPMDSSEVYLDGNALSSLSSHTFIGRKNMRVLYLNDSGVEVIHNRTFNGLKLLETLYLHSNSIKELKGYEFEHLTLLRELYLHNNELFFIQNTTFLTLASLRVLRLDNNRLKTFPVNMFTKNHNLHSLHLSENPWTCDCENLRDIQAWLQGVGRKLRDADKIYCALNGSSEVVAQVSTYNHSSCNNETETTTIRHEAYLDYVFLPTITLGAFXVLLTITLIVFCNRNRMRVWVYAKYGVRLFYRSEYEGDTDKAFDAFVSYSSKDEVFVTQILAPELERGSPAYKLCLHYRDFPVGAYITDTILSAVETSKRTILILSENFIKSEWCRFEFRSAHHEVLKDRRRRLIVILLGDVPQRDLDPDIRLYLKTNTYLKWGDTHFWEKLKFAMPDAQPPTRNHQLHAIAAQQQPGPRPVPLHT, from the exons ATGTGGATATTGTGGGTCTGGTGCCTGGCAGCCCTTCTGTGGGCTGTCACGGGCAACGTAGGTCCGGACTACCACACTCCTGACGACTGCCAGGTCACCTCTCTCCCGGGCACCGACCTCGTCGCCCTCCTGTGTCGACTGCGGACTAACAACAGTGAGCTAGACGCCACGAATTTCAGCCTGGTGCCGACACGAAACACAGTGAAGTTTAGAATCGAGTGCAGTGACGTGATATTCTTCCAAAGTGCTCTCCAAAATAAAAGTTTCGTGAGATTACGCGAGTTGCAGGAACTCGATATCGAATATTGCAAGATCGGTGAGGTCCCGCGGGAGGCGTTCCTCGGCTTGACCAATCTGAGGAATCTGACACTTCGAACGTACAATGCCGACTGGTCTGTCGTGACCCTTAAGATCGCCAATGACGCATTTAAGGACCAGAAAAAGCTGGAGTACTTGGATCTGGGGAGTAACAACATTTGGACCCTCCCGCCAGCGCTGCTGTGTGAGCTGGAAAATCTAAGGCTTCTCAACCTGTCAAGGAATAAGCTTCAGGACGTCACAGTTCTTAGTTTCAGTCAGGCAGAGCATATCTGTGCCCCGGGACTGCGCTCGTTAGATATTTCGTTTAACCACCTCGTAAGTGTTCCCGCATTTGCATTTGCAGCGCTCAAAGGCTTGCAGGTTTTAAATGTGAGTCTCAACGGAATTAGTAAACTGGAAGATAAAGCACTTTTCGGTATGTATTCATTAGAAGTGTTAGATTTATCGGGAAATCTCCTCACTACGTTACCGCCGGAGTTGTTTCAGGAAAATAAAAGACTGACAAAATTGTACATACGAAATAATTCTGTGAGTGTGCTCGCGCCTGGACTGTTCACAGGACTGAGTTTGTTGTTAGAATTGGAGTTGTCTGATAACCAGCTAACTAATACATGGGTGAATTCCGAAACGTTCACGGATCTGCTCAGACTCGCTAGTTTAGATATGTCAAACAACAAAATCACGCGATTAGACGCGGCGACGTTTCGCGATCTGACAAACTTGCAGGTTTTGAAATTGCAACAAAATATGATCGAGACGATTTCTGACAACACTTTCAGTGGACTCTTCCGACTCCACACGCTCGTGCTATCGGACAACCGCGTCAAAGTGATCAGTGACAAGACTTTCGGCGGCCTAATTGGCCTGCAGGTGTTAAAACTCGACGGAAATGAAGTGTTTAGCATCGACAGCGAGGCCCTTGTCAACTCCACGGGGCTTCAGGAGCTCCAGCTGAGCCACAACCACCTGCAGGATGTTCCCAAAGTGGTGAAGAGCCTCGCCTCCCTCAGGATCCTCGACCTGAGCGGCAACCATGTAAGTGTCATAAGCAACAAGTCCTTCCCAGACCTTCCTCACCTTAGTGTTCTAAGACTTGCTGCAAACGACATAGAAAACGTCACGAAAAGTGTGTTTACAAACCTCCCGTCTCTGCAAGTGCTTGATCTGTCAAGCAACAGGATTTTCACTGTAGAGAACGGAGCTTTTGATAACAACAGACATATTGAAGCTATCAGATTAGATGACAATATTTTGACAAATGTTAAAGGACTTTTTTCAAACCTGCCAAATCTTCAGTGGCTTAATTTGTCTAAAAATCATCTTGAAATGTTTGATTATGCATTTATACCAAGAGGTTTACAATATTTAGATCTGCGGTCAAATAACATTAATGAACTTGGTAATCATTATGAAATTGAAGGAGAGCCGCATTTAAAAATCATTGACGCTAGTTTTAACAGGTTATCAGACATCAGTGCAAGTTCGTTTCCTGATAGTGTTGAAATAATATTCCTGAACAACAATCTTATAGAAAGCGTGCAGCCTTTCGCTTTcttcagtaataataatcttaCAAAAGTGGATCTATATGCAAATAAGATCAGAAATCTCGATCAGACAGCGCTCAGGCTTTCCCAAATGGATCCTTCTCGTGACCTGCCCGAGTTCTACCTGGGCGGGAACCCTTTCGAGTGCGACTGCACGATGGAGTGGCTGCAGACGATCAACAGCTATGATCAGCCACACCAGCGCCTGACGGTGATCGACCTCGACTCCATCGAGTGTCGCCTGATGAACAACAAGGGCACCATCCCTCTGCTGGATGCCAAGAAACTGCAGTTCCTCTGTGAGTACGACTCGCACTGTTTCACCCGCTGTAAATGCTGCGACTTCGACGCCTGCGACTGCGAGATGACGTGCCCCGCCAACTGCACCTGTTTCCACGACAACTCCTGGGCAGCCAACATCGTCGACTGCTCCCGTGCGGGCTACGGATCCGTGCCGGAGAGGATCCCGATGGACTCCTCCGAGGTATACCTGGACGGCAACGCACTCTCATCCCTCTCCAGCCACACGTTCATCGGGCGAAAGAACATGCGAGTTCTTTATCTGAATGACAGCGGCGTCGAAGTCATACACAACAGGACCTTCAACGGACTGAAGTTATTAGAAACACTCTACCTTCATAGTAATTCAATCAAGGAACTTAAGGGTTATGAGTTTGAACATCTTACCCTTCTACGTGAATTGTATTTACATAATAATGAATTGTTTTTCATACAAAATACAACATTCCTGACTCTCGCCTCGCTTAGGGTACTGAGGCTAGACAATAACCGCCTGAAAACATTTCCTGTGAACATGTTCACTAAAAACCATAATCtccattcccttcacctcagcGAGAACCCTTGGACCTGCGATTGTGAGAACCTGAGGGACATTCAGGCATGGCTCCAGGGCGTCGGCAGGAAACTCAGGGACGCGGATAAAATCTACTGCGCTCTCAACGGGTCGAGCGAAGTCGTGGCTCAGGTCTCGACCTACAATCACTCCTCATGTAACAACGAGACCGAGACTACCACTATTCGACACGAGGCTTATTTGGACTACGTGTTCCTGCCCACCATCACGCTCGGGGCCT GCGTgctcctcaccatcaccctcatcgtCTTCTGCAACCGCAATCGCATGAGGGTGTGGGTGTACGCCAAGTACGGCGTCAGACTCTTCTACCGGAGCGAGTACGAGGGAGACACCGACAAGGCTTTTGACGCGTTTGTGAGTTACAGCTCGAAGGACGAGGTGTTCGTGACGCAGATTCTCGCCCCCGAGCTGGAGCGCGGGAGCCCCGCGTACAAACTGTGTCTGCATTATAGAGACTTTCCTGTCGGTGCCTATATAACGGACACCATCCTTAGCGCTGTGGAAACGAGCAAACGCACGATACTAATTTTATccgaaaattttataaaatcagaGTGGTGTCGCTTCGAATTCCGATCGGCTCACCACGAGGTCCTCAAAGACAGACGTCGCCGCTTAATCGTCATATTATTAGGGGATGTTCCACAGCGGGATCTGGACCCCGACATCCGCCTCTACCTAAAAACAAACACGTATTTGAAGTGGGGCGACACGCATTTCTGGGAGAAGCTCAAGTTCGCCATGCCGGACGCGCAGCCGCCCACCAGGAACCACCAGCTGCATGCCATTGCCGCCCAGCAGCAGCCGGGTCCTCGCCCTGTTCCTCTGCACACCTGA